The following proteins come from a genomic window of Gammaproteobacteria bacterium:
- the ruvC gene encoding crossover junction endodeoxyribonuclease RuvC produces the protein MNAPVRIMGVDPGSRFTGWGVIESDGMESHYVDSGCIALARGKPMGERLARIFTELGDIARRTRIDEAAIETVFMHRNAQSALKLGQARGAALCALIMAGVTEPAEYSPRRVKQAVCGYGAAGKDQVSAMVARLLDYDEELAEDEADGLALGICHAHHRRMAQTAEIARSREEEAVS, from the coding sequence GTGAACGCCCCGGTCCGGATCATGGGTGTGGATCCCGGTTCCCGATTCACCGGCTGGGGAGTCATCGAAAGCGACGGCATGGAAAGCCACTACGTGGACAGCGGCTGCATCGCCCTGGCCCGCGGCAAACCGATGGGGGAGCGCCTGGCCCGGATATTCACCGAGCTGGGCGATATCGCCCGGCGGACGAGAATCGACGAGGCGGCGATCGAGACCGTCTTCATGCACAGGAATGCGCAGAGCGCACTCAAACTCGGTCAGGCGCGCGGCGCCGCGCTGTGCGCGTTGATCATGGCGGGGGTGACCGAACCGGCCGAGTATTCGCCGCGGCGCGTCAAGCAGGCCGTGTGCGGCTACGGGGCCGCCGGCAAGGACCAGGTGAGCGCCATGGTGGCGCGACTGCTGGATTACGACGAGGAACTGGCCGAGGACGAGGCCGACGGCCTGGCGCTCGGCATTTGCCACGCTCACCATCGGCGCATGGCGCAGACGGCGGAGATTGCTCGCAGCCGGGAGGAAGAAGCCGTCTCATGA
- a CDS encoding YebC/PmpR family DNA-binding transcriptional regulator: MAGHSKWANIQHRKSRQDAKRGRLFTRLAREITVAARTGGPDPVNNAQLRLAVEKARAQSLPKDNINRAISRGTSGGEGADLEEVTYEGYSAGGAAILLRCLTDNRNRTVAEVRHGFSRHGGNLGADGAVAYLFNEVAVFTYSPGSNEAAIIDAAIEGGAEDVVSDDDGTIEVLADPRDFSGVLEALRGAELPPENAEVTMRASVDAPLDDKRSEQALRLLEYLQDLDDVQDVWTNAELQSVGGD, from the coding sequence ATGGCGGGGCACTCAAAGTGGGCCAACATCCAGCACCGCAAGAGCCGGCAGGACGCCAAACGCGGTCGACTCTTCACACGCCTTGCGCGCGAAATCACCGTCGCCGCGCGCACGGGCGGACCGGACCCCGTCAATAACGCCCAACTGAGGCTGGCCGTCGAGAAAGCGCGGGCCCAGAGCCTGCCCAAGGACAACATCAACCGCGCAATCAGCCGCGGAACCAGCGGCGGCGAAGGCGCCGACCTCGAGGAGGTCACCTACGAGGGCTACAGCGCCGGCGGCGCCGCGATCCTGCTTCGTTGCCTGACCGACAACCGCAACCGCACGGTGGCCGAAGTCCGCCACGGCTTCAGCCGCCACGGCGGCAACCTGGGCGCCGACGGCGCCGTCGCCTACCTGTTCAACGAGGTGGCCGTATTCACCTATTCGCCGGGTTCGAACGAGGCGGCGATCATCGACGCGGCGATCGAGGGCGGTGCCGAGGACGTGGTCAGCGACGACGACGGGACGATCGAGGTCCTGGCCGACCCGCGCGACTTTTCCGGGGTGCTGGAAGCTCTGCGCGGCGCCGAATTGCCCCCGGAAAACGCCGAGGTCACGATGCGCGCTTCGGTTGACGCGCCGCTGGACGACAAGCGCTCGGAGCAGGCGCTGAGGCTCCTCGAGTACCTGCAGGACCTGGACGACGTGCAGGACGTGTGGACCAATGCCGAACTGCAATCGGTGGGCGGCGACTGA
- the lpdA gene encoding dihydrolipoyl dehydrogenase → MSDKYDVIVVGGGPAGYVGAIRAAQLGMSVACVDDWRDGKGKPALGGTCLNAGCIPSKVLLESSELYHRTREEFAGHGIMIPEVKLDLDAMQDRKNRIVRQLTTGINALFRANGVTAYNGRGRLLAGRQVQVAAHDGDPHLLHAEHVILAAGSLPVELPLAPFDGEYIVDSEGALEFDRPPQRLGVIGGGVIGLELGSVWNRLGSEVTILEAMDRFLFMADSQVAREAQRQFKRQGLDTRLGAKVESARRVDDHVEVRFSDREGDHHITVDKLVVAVGRKPATEGLIDESAGIVLTERGHVQVDGNCRTSADGVWAIGDLVRGPMLAHKGSEEGMMVAEMIAGRSAEVNYGAIPSVIYTSPEIAWVGRTEEELQQSGQAYKVGAFNMAANGRAKAMAQAAGLAKLLSDPDTDAILGVHIVGPMAGELIQEAVLAMEFEASTEDLQRTVHGHPTLCEALHEAALSVDKRAIHAINR, encoded by the coding sequence ATGTCTGATAAATATGATGTAATAGTGGTCGGAGGCGGCCCTGCCGGCTACGTGGGAGCGATACGCGCCGCGCAACTCGGCATGTCGGTGGCCTGCGTGGACGACTGGCGCGACGGCAAGGGCAAGCCGGCGCTGGGGGGCACCTGCCTGAACGCCGGCTGCATTCCGTCCAAGGTGCTGCTGGAATCGTCGGAGCTGTACCACCGGACCCGCGAGGAGTTTGCCGGCCACGGCATCATGATCCCGGAAGTGAAGCTGGACCTGGACGCGATGCAGGACCGCAAGAACCGCATCGTGCGCCAGCTCACGACGGGCATCAACGCGCTGTTCCGGGCCAACGGCGTAACGGCTTATAACGGGCGGGGGAGACTGCTGGCCGGCCGGCAGGTGCAAGTCGCTGCGCACGACGGCGATCCGCACCTGCTGCACGCCGAACACGTCATTCTGGCCGCCGGTTCGCTGCCTGTGGAATTGCCGCTCGCCCCGTTTGACGGCGAATACATAGTGGACTCGGAAGGCGCGCTGGAGTTTGATCGTCCGCCGCAACGCCTGGGCGTCATCGGCGGCGGCGTCATCGGGCTGGAGCTTGGCAGCGTCTGGAACCGGCTGGGGTCGGAGGTCACGATCCTGGAGGCGATGGACCGCTTCCTTTTCATGGCCGACAGCCAGGTTGCCCGCGAGGCGCAGCGCCAGTTCAAGCGCCAGGGGCTGGACACGCGCCTGGGCGCGAAGGTGGAAAGCGCCCGCCGCGTGGACGACCATGTGGAAGTGCGGTTCAGCGACCGCGAGGGCGACCATCACATCACCGTGGACAAGCTGGTGGTGGCGGTCGGCAGGAAGCCGGCGACCGAAGGCCTGATTGACGAGAGCGCCGGGATCGTCCTGACCGAAAGAGGGCACGTTCAGGTGGACGGGAACTGCCGCACCAGCGCGGATGGCGTCTGGGCGATCGGCGACCTGGTGCGCGGGCCGATGCTGGCGCATAAGGGGTCCGAGGAAGGGATGATGGTGGCCGAGATGATCGCCGGGCGTTCCGCCGAGGTGAATTACGGCGCCATCCCGTCGGTGATCTACACCTCGCCCGAGATCGCCTGGGTGGGGCGGACCGAGGAGGAACTGCAACAGTCCGGCCAGGCCTACAAGGTGGGCGCCTTCAACATGGCGGCCAACGGCCGGGCCAAGGCCATGGCGCAGGCCGCGGGCCTGGCGAAGTTGCTGTCGGACCCGGACACCGACGCGATTCTGGGCGTGCACATCGTCGGCCCGATGGCCGGCGAACTGATCCAGGAGGCCGTGCTGGCGATGGAGTTCGAGGCCAGCACCGAGGACCTGCAGCGCACGGTTCACGGCCACCCGACGCTCTGCGAGGCCCTACACGAAGCGGCCCTGTCGGTGGACAAGCGCGCCATCCACGCCATAAACCGCTAG
- the odhB gene encoding 2-oxoglutarate dehydrogenase complex dihydrolipoyllysine-residue succinyltransferase: protein MSNSIEIRTPELPESVADAKVLAWHKSAGESVVQDENLADLETDKVVLEVPAPADGVLEKILADAGTVVNAGTPLAVLDAAADGSGAGVDDAAVEAAGDGAERPATEPAADSNGSVAMSPAVRRLLEEHDLDVSSIKGSGKRGRVLKRDVLAVLSSAAGAATAARVEEPDTVEADAGETVEAPAAPAAQPARQERRETMSRLRARIAQRMVDSQREAAMLTTFNDADMSAVLDLRRRHGEAFEARHGVRIGFMSFFVAASVAALKHYPVVNASVEGDEIVYHDYYDIGVAVSTDRGLLVPVLRDADRLSFADIEQTIGTFAARARAGTIGLDELTGGTFTITNGGVFGSLMSTPILNPPQSGILGMHRIEQRAVVVDGEIVARPMMHLALSYDHRIVDGREAVLFLSEIKKSIEDPARLILSV from the coding sequence ATGAGCAATTCAATCGAGATCAGAACGCCGGAACTGCCTGAATCGGTGGCCGACGCCAAGGTTCTGGCCTGGCACAAGTCGGCGGGCGAGTCCGTGGTGCAGGACGAAAACCTTGCCGACCTGGAAACCGACAAGGTAGTGCTGGAAGTGCCGGCGCCGGCGGACGGCGTGCTGGAGAAGATCCTGGCCGATGCCGGCACGGTGGTAAACGCCGGAACGCCCCTGGCCGTGCTGGACGCGGCCGCGGACGGCAGCGGTGCGGGCGTCGACGATGCGGCGGTGGAGGCCGCCGGCGACGGCGCCGAGCGGCCGGCAACCGAGCCGGCAGCCGACAGTAACGGTTCCGTTGCGATGTCGCCCGCGGTCCGGCGGCTTCTGGAGGAGCACGATCTCGACGTTTCGTCGATCAAGGGCAGCGGCAAGCGGGGCAGGGTGCTCAAGCGCGACGTGCTGGCGGTGCTCAGCAGCGCGGCCGGCGCGGCCACAGCGGCCCGGGTCGAGGAGCCGGATACCGTCGAGGCGGACGCCGGTGAAACGGTTGAGGCGCCCGCAGCTCCCGCCGCGCAGCCGGCCCGACAGGAAAGGCGCGAGACCATGAGCCGCCTGAGGGCCCGCATCGCCCAGCGGATGGTGGATTCGCAGCGGGAAGCGGCCATGCTGACCACATTCAACGACGCCGACATGAGCGCCGTGCTCGATCTGCGCCGCCGCCACGGCGAGGCCTTCGAGGCGCGGCACGGCGTACGGATCGGTTTCATGAGCTTCTTCGTGGCCGCCAGCGTCGCGGCCCTGAAGCACTATCCGGTGGTCAACGCCAGCGTCGAGGGCGACGAGATCGTCTATCACGACTACTACGACATCGGCGTTGCCGTGTCCACCGACCGCGGGCTGCTGGTTCCCGTGCTGCGTGACGCCGACCGGCTGAGTTTCGCCGACATCGAGCAGACGATCGGCACATTCGCAGCGCGCGCGCGCGCCGGGACCATTGGGCTGGACGAACTGACCGGAGGCACTTTCACGATCACCAACGGCGGCGTATTCGGCTCGCTGATGTCCACGCCGATTCTGAACCCGCCGCAGAGCGGAATCCTCGGCATGCATCGGATCGAGCAGCGGGCCGTGGTCGTGGACGGGGAGATCGTAGCCCGCCCCATGATGCACCTCGCGCTCAGTTACGACCACCGCATCGTGGATGGCCGCGAGGCCGTGCTGTTCCTGTCCGAAATCAAGAAGTCGATCGAAGATCCGGCCCGCCTAATTCTTTCTGTTTAG
- a CDS encoding 2-oxoglutarate dehydrogenase E1 component, which translates to MSGRIERAYRESPLFASNAPYVFELYSAWRSNPDEVAPHWRELFESIEAGRPLPTRLPNGGGAATLASNGRSVPAVRAGASRQGAVVRLIQLYRLRGYRAARVDPLHLNPNLRSQAPKLEYAGLSEADLDTVFDTGRFGGAEGRQLPLRTIIEQLEQIYCGDVGVEMAHVSRARERLWLRDRVEAAKLAGRPPDPVKRAILRELIAAEGLERYLHTRYVGQKRFSLEGGDSLIPMLYDLIQQAGSKGLQEIVVGMAHRGRINVLVNVLGKAPQELYAEFAGESGPLSGKYGDVKYHMGFSSDVTTPGGLVHVVLAFNPSHLEIVNPVVLGSVRARMDRRRDSEGDEILPVLIHGDAAVAGQGVVTETLQLSQARSFATGGTVHLIVNNQIGFTTSDPQDARSTPYCSDVAKMIEAPVIHVNGDSPEACVFATRLALEYRQAFHKDVFVDLVCYRRHGHNEADEPAATQPLMYERIRGHPTTLEMYADRLCEDGVVTRAQLKADKAEYRRRLDAGDPLPEAAMGMVGNEFTVDWDSYRQADADVEVDTAIPPEQVADLGERLGTVPEGVNLHPRVIKVVADRLRMARGEIDMDWGFGELMAYGSLLRDGYRVRLTGQDSRRGTFFHRHASLIDQHSGRAYSPLDDVAPMRGAFTITDSLLSEEAVMGFEYGYSTTDPDCLTIWEGQFGDFCNGAQVVIDQFIASGETKWGRMSGLTLFLPHGQEGAGPEHSSARLERFLQLCAQGNMRVCVPSTPSQVFHMLRRQMHNRARLPLVALTPKSLLRNKLSFTPLAALSEGRFERIIDEVDELDDVRRLVLCSGKLYFDLLEARREGGVSDVAIVRIEQLYPFPHDLCEELFKRYADVEDIVWAQEEPKNQGAWYRVRARLERWLLKGQRLRYMGRAGAASPAPGSIHLHRLQQYAIVEQVLESDRKVS; encoded by the coding sequence ATGAGCGGCCGTATCGAACGCGCCTACCGGGAATCTCCGCTTTTTGCAAGCAACGCGCCTTATGTGTTCGAACTTTATTCCGCCTGGCGCAGCAATCCCGACGAAGTAGCGCCGCACTGGCGCGAACTGTTCGAGAGCATCGAGGCCGGCCGGCCGTTGCCGACGCGCCTTCCGAACGGCGGAGGAGCCGCGACGCTTGCAAGCAATGGCAGGTCGGTGCCCGCTGTGCGGGCCGGCGCCTCGCGCCAGGGCGCGGTGGTGCGGCTCATCCAGTTGTATCGGCTGCGCGGCTATCGCGCCGCGCGCGTCGATCCGCTGCACCTGAACCCAAACCTGCGCAGCCAGGCGCCCAAGCTCGAGTACGCGGGCCTGAGCGAGGCGGACCTGGACACCGTGTTCGATACCGGGCGGTTCGGCGGCGCCGAGGGCCGCCAGTTGCCGCTGCGGACCATCATCGAGCAACTCGAGCAGATTTACTGCGGCGATGTCGGCGTGGAGATGGCGCACGTGTCGCGGGCCCGCGAGCGGTTGTGGCTACGGGACCGGGTGGAAGCGGCGAAACTGGCGGGGCGTCCGCCGGACCCGGTCAAGCGCGCAATCCTGCGCGAACTGATCGCCGCGGAGGGTCTTGAGCGTTACCTGCATACCCGCTACGTGGGGCAAAAGCGCTTCTCACTGGAGGGCGGCGACAGCCTTATCCCCATGCTCTACGACCTGATCCAGCAGGCCGGTTCCAAGGGTCTGCAGGAAATCGTGGTCGGCATGGCCCACCGGGGGCGCATCAACGTGCTGGTGAACGTGCTGGGCAAGGCGCCGCAGGAACTCTACGCGGAGTTTGCCGGCGAGTCCGGGCCGCTGTCGGGCAAGTACGGCGACGTCAAGTACCACATGGGCTTTTCGTCGGACGTAACCACGCCGGGCGGGCTGGTGCACGTGGTGCTGGCGTTCAATCCCTCGCACCTGGAGATCGTCAACCCGGTCGTTCTGGGGTCCGTGCGCGCGCGCATGGACCGGCGGCGCGACAGCGAGGGCGACGAGATCCTTCCGGTGCTGATCCACGGCGACGCCGCCGTGGCCGGGCAGGGCGTAGTCACGGAAACGCTGCAGCTTTCCCAGGCGCGCTCCTTCGCCACCGGCGGCACCGTGCACCTGATCGTCAACAACCAGATCGGCTTTACCACCAGCGATCCGCAGGACGCGCGCTCCACGCCGTACTGCAGCGACGTCGCCAAGATGATCGAGGCGCCGGTAATCCATGTGAACGGAGATTCGCCGGAGGCCTGCGTGTTCGCGACCCGCCTGGCGCTGGAATACCGGCAGGCGTTCCACAAGGACGTGTTCGTGGATCTCGTCTGCTATCGCCGCCATGGACACAACGAGGCCGACGAACCGGCCGCCACGCAGCCGCTCATGTACGAGCGCATCCGCGGTCATCCCACAACCCTTGAGATGTATGCCGACCGCCTTTGCGAGGACGGCGTGGTCACCAGGGCGCAGTTGAAGGCCGACAAGGCTGAATACCGCAGGCGGCTGGACGCGGGCGATCCGCTGCCGGAGGCGGCCATGGGCATGGTCGGCAACGAGTTCACCGTCGATTGGGACAGCTACCGGCAGGCCGATGCCGATGTGGAAGTCGATACGGCCATCCCGCCGGAGCAGGTTGCGGATCTCGGCGAGCGGCTCGGCACGGTGCCCGAGGGGGTCAATCTGCACCCGCGGGTGATCAAGGTCGTCGCGGACCGGCTGCGGATGGCGCGCGGCGAAATCGACATGGACTGGGGCTTCGGCGAACTGATGGCCTATGGCAGCCTCCTGCGCGACGGCTACCGGGTGCGCCTGACCGGGCAGGATAGCCGTCGCGGAACTTTCTTTCACCGCCATGCCAGCCTGATCGACCAGCACAGCGGGCGCGCCTACTCGCCGCTGGACGACGTGGCTCCGATGCGGGGCGCCTTCACGATCACCGATTCGCTGCTCAGCGAAGAGGCCGTGATGGGCTTCGAGTACGGCTACTCGACCACCGATCCGGACTGCCTGACGATCTGGGAAGGGCAGTTCGGCGACTTCTGCAATGGCGCCCAGGTCGTGATCGACCAGTTCATCGCCTCGGGCGAGACCAAGTGGGGCCGGATGTCGGGTCTGACGCTGTTTCTGCCGCACGGCCAGGAAGGGGCCGGGCCCGAGCATTCCTCGGCCCGCCTGGAGCGGTTCCTTCAGCTATGCGCACAGGGCAACATGCGGGTCTGCGTGCCTTCCACGCCCAGCCAGGTTTTCCATATGCTGAGGCGGCAAATGCACAACAGGGCGCGGCTGCCGCTGGTGGCCCTGACGCCCAAGAGCCTGCTGCGCAACAAGCTGTCCTTTACGCCCTTGGCAGCGCTCAGCGAGGGCCGTTTCGAGCGAATCATCGACGAGGTGGATGAACTCGATGACGTGCGCCGCCTGGTGCTGTGCAGCGGCAAGCTGTATTTCGACCTGCTGGAGGCGCGTCGTGAAGGGGGCGTCAGCGATGTGGCCATCGTTCGCATCGAGCAGCTCTACCCGTTTCCGCACGATCTGTGCGAGGAGCTGTTCAAACGCTATGCGGACGTCGAGGACATCGTCTGGGCGCAGGAGGAACCGAAGAACCAGGGCGCCTGGTACCGGGTGCGCGCGCGCCTGGAACGCTGGCTGCTCAAGGGCCAGCGGCTGCGCTACATGGGCCGCGCCGGAGCCGCTTCGCCGGCGCCCGGCTCCATCCATCTGCACCGGCTTCAGCAGTACGCGATCGTCGAGCAGGTGCTTGAAAGTGATCGAAAGGTGTCGTAG
- a CDS encoding glycosyltransferase, producing the protein MNKPGISIVAPAHEEAESLPELVRSVGSAFFAVDAWELIVVDDGSRDDSAGVLAGLQSEHSRLRVVRHLTNRGQSASMCTGADAARYAWLGFLDADGQNDPADLAKLYSEMLEAGNTAPGMIMGHRRKREDGWLTRYSSRIANAVRAGLLRDRTPDTGCSLKVLARDDFLSLPRFDHMHRFLPALLLRQGLQTVSRPVAHHPRRAGRSKYGLGNRLWVGIADLLGVWWLGRRSFRPGSCEEIRHDD; encoded by the coding sequence ATGAACAAGCCCGGAATCAGCATTGTGGCGCCGGCCCACGAAGAGGCCGAAAGTCTGCCGGAGCTGGTTCGCAGCGTGGGCAGCGCCTTCTTTGCCGTCGATGCCTGGGAACTGATCGTCGTGGACGACGGCAGCCGGGACGATAGCGCCGGCGTGCTGGCCGGCCTGCAGAGCGAGCATTCAAGACTGAGGGTGGTCCGGCACTTGACGAACAGAGGCCAGAGCGCCTCGATGTGCACGGGTGCGGACGCCGCGCGATACGCCTGGCTCGGCTTTCTCGATGCCGACGGGCAGAACGATCCCGCCGACCTGGCGAAGCTGTATTCCGAAATGCTCGAGGCGGGTAATACGGCGCCCGGCATGATCATGGGCCACCGGCGGAAGCGCGAGGACGGCTGGTTGACGCGATATTCCTCGCGCATTGCCAATGCGGTGCGCGCGGGCTTGCTGCGCGATCGAACGCCGGACACCGGATGCAGCCTCAAAGTCCTGGCCCGCGACGACTTCCTCTCGCTGCCGCGGTTCGACCATATGCACCGTTTTCTGCCTGCCCTGCTGCTGCGTCAGGGCCTGCAAACCGTTTCCCGCCCGGTGGCCCACCATCCGCGGCGCGCCGGGCGCTCAAAATACGGCCTGGGGAACCGGCTGTGGGTGGGGATCGCCGACCTGCTGGGCGTCTGGTGGCTCGGCCGGCGGAGCTTCCGGCCCGGATCATGCGAGGAGATACGACACGATGACTGA
- a CDS encoding glycosyltransferase family 39 protein → MRFSKNEIWLGAAALLTLAAGLGLRDPWAPDEPRYALIAAEMLQSGDWSLTRLGGVIYAQKPPVYFWLLAAAQGLAGLRLGFLLPSLLAGLGTLALVWDLARRLWSRETAWWAALGLLACLQFTMQARSAQIDAVLCFFTTLSLYGLLRHLLQGPDWRWFSLGCLAAGLGVMTKGVGFLPLLVLLPWAGMRWAGWNVQRLGGGTRWLLGPAAFFAPLALWLVPLLLRAQGDPEIAGYLDNLLFRQTITRYADPWHHFQPFWYFFVEVIPWAWFPLILLFPWLAARWARRWKERDASVVLLSGWIALVLVFFTISSGKRGVYLLPAAPALALLAAPNLSELAERLSCRRMLRGGMFILCLVVAAGSGWLLFFDLERLSELKATYETSTAPLWTLFATSAAGALISLACPTRRAAAGIGLCLFLGWQIWGWALQPQIDEARSGARIAARALENLPEGAPLALADWRAQQVLHLDRPAVHFHAQGTGKDEELKQAAAWLNANPQGRLLVPAEHREPCFDPDSGMRLGHAHRRGWVLLSRSDLNGACTAAADPANWIELPPLRP, encoded by the coding sequence TTGCGGTTCAGTAAAAACGAAATCTGGCTCGGCGCGGCGGCGCTGCTGACGCTCGCCGCCGGCCTGGGGCTGCGCGATCCCTGGGCACCGGACGAACCCCGCTACGCGCTGATCGCCGCCGAAATGCTGCAATCGGGGGACTGGTCATTGACCCGTCTGGGCGGCGTGATTTACGCGCAAAAGCCGCCGGTGTATTTCTGGCTGCTGGCCGCCGCCCAAGGGCTGGCCGGTCTCCGGCTCGGGTTCCTGTTGCCGTCGCTCCTGGCGGGACTGGGAACGCTGGCACTTGTCTGGGATCTGGCCCGGCGGCTGTGGTCACGCGAGACGGCATGGTGGGCGGCCTTGGGACTGCTTGCCTGCCTGCAGTTCACGATGCAGGCCCGAAGCGCGCAGATCGATGCGGTCCTTTGCTTCTTCACGACGCTGAGCCTGTACGGGTTGCTCCGTCACCTTCTTCAGGGACCGGACTGGCGCTGGTTCAGCCTGGGCTGTCTCGCGGCCGGCCTGGGAGTAATGACCAAGGGCGTGGGCTTTCTGCCGTTACTGGTGCTGTTGCCCTGGGCCGGAATGCGTTGGGCCGGCTGGAACGTACAGCGGCTCGGCGGCGGCACGCGCTGGCTCCTCGGACCTGCGGCCTTCTTCGCGCCGCTGGCGCTCTGGCTGGTCCCGCTCTTGCTCAGGGCCCAGGGCGACCCTGAAATTGCCGGCTACCTGGACAACCTGCTGTTCCGCCAGACCATTACCCGTTACGCGGACCCCTGGCATCACTTCCAGCCCTTCTGGTACTTCTTCGTGGAGGTCATTCCCTGGGCCTGGTTCCCTTTGATTCTGCTGTTTCCGTGGCTTGCGGCACGCTGGGCGCGGCGGTGGAAGGAACGCGACGCTTCGGTCGTGCTGCTGTCGGGATGGATCGCGCTGGTTCTCGTGTTCTTCACGATCAGTTCCGGCAAGCGTGGCGTGTACCTGTTGCCGGCGGCGCCGGCCCTGGCGCTGCTGGCCGCGCCCAACTTGAGTGAGCTCGCCGAACGCTTGTCGTGCCGGCGAATGTTACGCGGGGGTATGTTCATCCTGTGCCTTGTCGTGGCAGCGGGTAGCGGCTGGCTACTGTTCTTTGATCTCGAGCGGCTTTCCGAATTGAAGGCAACCTATGAAACCAGCACCGCGCCGCTCTGGACTCTGTTCGCCACGTCCGCAGCGGGCGCGCTGATTTCGCTTGCCTGTCCCACTCGCCGGGCAGCAGCGGGCATTGGGCTGTGCCTGTTCCTCGGGTGGCAAATCTGGGGATGGGCGCTGCAGCCGCAGATCGACGAGGCCCGGTCGGGCGCAAGGATCGCCGCCCGAGCGCTGGAGAACTTGCCCGAAGGTGCCCCGCTGGCGCTGGCCGACTGGCGCGCTCAACAGGTCCTGCATCTCGACCGGCCGGCCGTTCATTTTCATGCGCAGGGCACGGGAAAGGATGAGGAACTGAAGCAGGCCGCCGCATGGCTGAACGCCAACCCGCAGGGGCGGCTTCTCGTTCCCGCGGAGCACCGCGAGCCCTGTTTCGATCCGGACTCGGGCATGCGCCTGGGTCACGCCCACCGCCGCGGCTGGGTGCTGTTGTCGCGCAGCGACTTGAACGGCGCCTGTACGGCGGCTGCCGATCCAGCCAACTGGATTGAACTCCCGCCGCTGCGCCCGTGA
- a CDS encoding SDR family NAD(P)-dependent oxidoreductase, whose amino-acid sequence MLVTGAAGFIGHAVAKALLSDGREVIGLDNLNAYYDPALKHARLARLHKHDGFSFHKLDLTDQSGMLALFEAHEFRQVVHLAAQAGVRYSIEAPEQYISSNIAGFTVLLEGCARSGVEHLLYASSSSVYGDTEKTPFSEQDAADRPRSVYAATKRAGELLTCSYARIHGLPSTGIRFFTVYGPWGRPDMAAITFANRLAGGNPVRVFGDGKQRRAFTFIDDAVRGTLAILKAGPPSGQPPAALYNLGSEEDVELLDFIRMLGREMGAEVEIEFAPEPPGEMRATLPDMSAMRRDFGFEPNVGLERGVRDFVRWFRKYRG is encoded by the coding sequence ATTCTGGTTACGGGAGCGGCCGGTTTTATCGGTCACGCGGTGGCGAAGGCACTGTTGTCCGACGGCCGCGAGGTTATCGGGCTGGACAACCTGAATGCGTACTACGATCCAGCGCTAAAGCATGCCCGGCTTGCCCGGTTGCACAAGCATGACGGGTTTTCCTTTCACAAGCTGGACCTGACGGACCAGAGCGGGATGCTGGCCCTCTTCGAGGCGCATGAATTTCGACAAGTCGTGCACCTGGCTGCCCAGGCCGGAGTGCGCTATTCAATCGAAGCGCCGGAGCAATACATATCAAGCAATATCGCCGGGTTTACCGTGCTGCTGGAGGGCTGCGCTCGCAGCGGCGTGGAGCATCTGTTGTACGCCTCATCTTCGTCGGTGTATGGCGACACGGAAAAGACGCCGTTTTCCGAACAAGACGCTGCCGATCGTCCCAGGAGCGTCTATGCGGCCACGAAGCGCGCAGGCGAACTGCTGACCTGTTCGTACGCGCGCATTCATGGGCTGCCCAGTACCGGGATTCGTTTTTTCACGGTTTACGGTCCCTGGGGACGGCCGGACATGGCCGCGATTACATTTGCGAATAGGCTCGCCGGGGGTAATCCCGTGCGAGTGTTCGGCGACGGCAAGCAGCGTCGCGCCTTCACCTTTATCGACGATGCCGTGCGGGGAACGCTTGCCATCCTGAAGGCGGGCCCGCCGTCCGGGCAGCCGCCTGCGGCGCTTTATAACCTCGGTTCCGAAGAAGACGTGGAGTTGCTGGATTTCATCCGGATGTTGGGCCGGGAAATGGGCGCCGAAGTCGAGATCGAGTTCGCGCCGGAACCGCCCGGGGAAATGCGCGCCACGCTGCCCGACATGTCCGCCATGCGCCGCGACTTCGGGTTCGAGCCGAATGTGGGCCTGGAGCGGGGCGTTCGGGATTTCGTCCGCTGGTTCCGCAAATACCGCGGTTAG